In the genome of Stomoxys calcitrans chromosome 4, idStoCalc2.1, whole genome shotgun sequence, the window gcatataaaatttttaaattttatcagaTTGTGAACTAGTGTGCCTATTGAGATTTATACAGGTAGTGCGACGTCAAATGAAGCACATCATATAAAATTGTTGTAATGaaaggaccaaaattgtggctactactgTCAGAAAAGGTCTTATCGGAAGAAAGTTGTATATGGGaaccgaaccgattttcataaattgttaaattttataaaaatacgtTAAGATTaatatttagcttccatatacatacCTATGTCGCCCTTCTTGCACTTAAAGACCAATGGATATTACCATGTTGAAGATATTTGCTCccaatttgatacggattgttttataGCCGATATGAAACCTCCgtcgaagtccatcaaaatcggttcagaatgaGATATAGATCCAATTTCCACTTAAAGGGTAGgaatagggtattatacagacgGTACAACtcgacttttacctttcctgactatgccagcggcacagtcttggactgcagtttgccgtctggaagatcatgttacacggatgcaaGAAAGCTTGGGGACAGAGTGGGACTAgggaacccagggattgagatctattttagactgcctgaccataatacggtcctgcaggcgggaaTCCGGGCTAACACGAAAtaagtgaggtggtgtggtactaactcGAGGTTGTCAAGTGAAAACTTCCTTACCGAGAGTAAAATGGtcataatggcaataacaaccaggagggtaaggtcacgaacagttttgcagtgaaaacggagattaacgccttctctaaggatggcatgatccacatcgtttgggtaccgtgaatgaaagggcagacgatttggcagtgaaggccagagaactgccgtggaaaaacttggttaacccgaagccttttggatcTACGCAGACtgatttaaggtcgtgggcaAAAAATACGCATGTAattctgtggaacagcgaaaaagtcggtaggacgacgaaaatcctatggggcgatccggatcgtgagaggatgaggctattactgaaaggaagtaagaaggaggtcagtatagttttcggtatcatagcgggacaaataggattacgagctcacttatgcacaagtaaaagcgtgctaagttcggtcggggagaatcttgggaacccaccaccatgtattctgctaaaatgtgGGAGCAAGCTATATCTGGTGAAaacccgatttggaccgtacttggcgcagttgttgagagtcataacagaacactatgtgcaaaatttcaaccaaatcagacaaaaagtgcggcttgtaagggctaaaaaagtcaaatcgggaaatcggtttatatgggagctatatcaggttatagaccgatttcgacggtacttcgcacagatgttggaagtgacaaatgaacaaaaaaaataaatgtttgcccatgaacattccacttaggaacttAGAGGTCATATATCAGgccgattccagtttaagctcagtgataaggggcctcctttttacagccgagtccgaacggcgtgccgcagtgcgacacctctttggagagaagttttacatggcatagtacctcacaaatgttgccagcattaggagggaaaaaccaccgctgaaaaattttttttctgatggtctcgccaggattcgaacccaggtgtacagcgtcatagacggacatgctaacctatacgctacggtggcctcaaacgaacactatgtgcaaaatttcaaccaaatcgaggctttcaggggctcaagaggtcaatccgttaaatcggtttatatgggagctatatcaggttaaagaccgatttaaacggtacttggcacattagttcgtagtcataatagaacactatttgcaaaacttccaaatcggatgaaaattgcggctttcagagctcaagaagtcatatcgggaaataggtttatatgggagctatatctaaatctgcacccaTATGACCCACCGATATGACCTACCtcaatacttagtatctgtgcaaaatttcaagcggctagctttacgcgttcgacagctatcgtgattccgacagacggacgggcggacggacggacaaggctacatcgaatcagaatgtcgagacaatccagaatatatacacaTTATGGGGTcccacatcaatatttcgaggtgttacaaatggaatgactcgattagtttacccccatcctatggtggtgggtataaacatcgatacggcaagtgatagcatgtataggtcCTGTgtggaagattatgagacgttggagcattttttatgtcatagcCCGGCTttagcggctaacagacaccggtacttaggtggggacgcgataccagacatgaatcaacttagggaagtggtatggaaaacaattaaggattttgtaagtagcacagaattcctaacttaaaatgttctttttcgtTTTTAAAAGTTCAAaaccagccgattactggcttaggtgtatgtccacagtggcatgaaGCGGATTCctgcaaatttcgagagaattggttaaaaaaagaccgttttattacaaaattactgcaaatcggacgaacatatatatgggagctatatccctcttttcaacctaaactatcCTAACCTATATCCCCACCCTTCGATGAAAAGTATAAAAATCACTCAGGACTCAGATGGTTCTTCAATTACTTTGCAGCTCGAAGGTTTATATTTTAAgatgttttcaaaaaatttaagaatataCTCCTACTCTTATGGTGGATTTTTAAACATTGTTCCATAGTGTCTTGCTTatattgacatatttctgcactACACTAACTTGACCACATAATCAAACACTGTCTAATGCCTGACATTCCTTTCCCTTTCCGTGGCCACACCACGCATGAATgggtggatggatggatgaatgaatgaatgaacaaaTGAATATATGGCTATGGGATGTTGGTCTACCACAATGTTTGATTATCTTTTGAGCCGATTAATACATAAATCATAACGCAGTTGTTACAAATTGCTGTCTAATTCGTCTCTTGATTTTCCTCTTCATGCCATTTCGTTTCTTTTGCAGAACCCAAAGAGCCCGTGACCATGTCGCTAaaaccaatttcagccaaactggaAACACGTCAACACCCCAATGCCGCTCAGTACATGCCCCAATCGCAATTGCCAGCAACATTGCCTGGCTGTCCATTATGCGATTCGTCCGTCTACAGTTATTGTTCGCATAAACTGATTCACGACACATGCTGCTGCGATTATCCAGGTAAGTAATTGAATAACGCATTACAACATATTTATTCTGAGACTTATTGAAGCGTTGCGCAATAAATTGGCAAAGACAATATGTGTCATTTTGGGTGTAACTTCACTAAAATGAGTGATTTATCGGTATTATCCACTGGCATGTGTCATAATATTCCCTAAAGAgtattttgggtattttattgTGGCCTCAAAACATGGTTTTAAGATGCTAGGGGGAGTAATACGATTAAGGCCATTTTTATAGTTGACTTGAAAAAGGAAATGGTGTTTATAAATACAGGTTAATCGGAAGATGAGAATGGTATTCTTTATACATATCACCATTCAATTATTTGAGGATTCATATCCTACACCAGCAGTTGGGGTACTGGGTGCCAAACCttgggcatttgtttgcaaaactaagaaatGTAGAGTGATTGATCTGCCTCTAATTACTCGATTCGACTagattagattaggttaggttaatgtTAAGTTTAAAAGAGGTTACGGATATTAATtagccccatgtcactatgagAATACACCTAAGGCAGTTATCGGCTTATTCTGTGCTTTCAAGACCAACTGGGTAAGAGAAAATCGTAGTAAAGAATTCTgagctacttacaaaaaccCGTATTGTTCGATTGACTGTTCGACCACGATTTTCTTCCAGTTTTGATTTAGCTTCAGCCTAATTTTGTTGAGATAGATTCGACAGagtttattttcaaaataaaaaccagtaagaaagggcaaaagtcgggcggtgccgactgtatacacctaccctaccctacacctaccctaccctacacctaccctaccctatacctacccttccctacacctaccctataagtacaatgtgggagctatatccaattctgaaccaaattttatgGACTTCTGCgatcaaatatgttcaaactgtaataactatggttgacaaatgacaattattgcaaattacccaaaatctgacgaacatacatatgggagctatacctaattctgaaccgatttcgagcaaaatttttaaataatgtcgtagtcgtcgaggagagcgctgagcaaaattttggcaagatttgtcaaacaatgcgcttgcagtggctcttgaggCGAAAATCTGGcattatacatatatgacagctatatccaaatctgaaccgatttccatgaaattcaccagtaatgtcaagagtcaagagataattcttcctgccaaatttcgagagaatcggttaaaaaaagaccattttattgcaatattactgcaaataggacaaacatatatatgggagctatatataaatctaaaccgatttcgagcaaacttctcagatactgtggcagtcatcgaggaaatcgttgtacgaagttttgggaagattggtcaataaatgcgcttgcagtggctctaggagtgaaaatcggacgatatatatatgagagctatgtttaaatctgaacagatttccatgaaattcacctctAATGtagagagttataagaaaatccttcttgcggGATTTCGaaataatcggttaacaaaagaccattttattgcaatattactgccaatctgacgatcatatatatggaagctatatctaaatctgaaccgattttttccaatttcaatgggcttcgaccctaggccgaaaaacaggcCTGTAccacattttaagacgatcggatgaaaacttcgAGATgtactttgcacacaaatttcgttaggttaggttgaaaagagggtgcagatatgaatccaccccatgccactatggacatacacctaagccagtaatcggcttgttgtgcgctctaaaaactataaagtaacctcttaaaaaaaaattttaagtcaggaactccgtgctacttataaaatccttaattgttttcaatggcactcccctaagttggttcctgtctgatattgtgtctccacctaagaaccggtatctgttagacgtgaaagccgggcaatgacaacggaaatgctccaacgtctcatcatcttccccgcatgccctgtacatgctatcacttgccgcaccgattttacataagtgagctcgtagtcctatatgtcccgttatgattcctaaagctatactgacctccttcttgcttcctttctgtaatagccacgtcttctcacgatctggatcaccccataggattttcgccgtcctaccgaccatttcgctgttctacaatgCGTTCCACaatgcatgcgcatttgtcgcccactcccttaactcgaactgcgtcgtcctgaaaggcttctggttaaccaagtttattgacgggagtcctctgtccttcaccgccaaatcgtctggcctttcatttcaacatttcaacttactccgttatggcccggcgccaaaacgatgtggatttgccatcctcagagaaggcgttaatctccttccgacactgcaagactgttcgtgaacctaccgtcctggttgttattgcccttatggcaattttactgtcgttaaAATGTTTagaatcgacgtcctcgcgttagcacacaccacttcacgcattgtgtgatcgcccggatctccgcctgcaggaccgtattatggtcagtcagtctaaaatagatgtcagtccctgggttttcaatgtaaaccccgaggcccactctgtcctctagctttgatccatgcgtgtaacatgatcttccagattccTTCAATTcaagactatgccgatggcagcaatgcgtcgcactcgacttcaagcttcatctcaggtatccgatcggaaacctctccccttccttccaggtttgctatcgtcgccttgattataccgcgatggtatgagctgctctcatcctcaatccattctcccatcgccttaagtctcatagccgctgtgactgcctcacacttaatctatatgtcaatgggtcggatatctagaatagtctccagtgccctagggggcgtggtcctcatcgctccgcctatccgtaataggtcatttatggtggtcacccatgggaGTGGGTGACCGTTTTCTCTGAAGTTAAcccgtcttctctgggttaacattgagaactttgggtctagcccagtcatatgccatatgcaagaccctttcggcctctctgcatagctggttcggatccttacctcttagatgtattataacatcgttcagcagcatccgttataggtcATTTTTGTTGGTCACCCATAAATGACCCCCCATGGCGTGCGTTGtgacactttctcccttatatttatgccgtgggacacacaatttatccacctgctccttagcatatggtttatacagtctcacactcgacctcaagattCATCTAAGgcatccgatcggaaccatCGTCGCCGCGATTAACCTGTTGTATAGTCCttatttgcactttttctccacaccAGTGCACCAAAtaactgaggtgtaagtaagtattggtcttatcacgctcctgtagagccagtggactatcctaggattcaggccccatttcgagcctacgggccgtctacatagtgcccaacatctgtgagccttctcactaCGCTCcagaatatgacacttccaattcagtttcctgtccaagatcacacctaagtaattgacgttgtcagatatcgaaatcgtcttattgaggaaacgtggtgcgttaaattggcccaccttcgtcttcctcgtgaacaggcctATTTCAGTCTTCCCTGGGTTAACTTTtggacctctgggtctagcccagtcatatgccatatgcaagacccaaattaacatgaacagacggacagacagacagatggacagagagacggacggacagacatagcttaatcgaatcagaaagtgatttagagtcgatcggtatacttatcaataggtctatctctctttcttctgggtgttacaaacaagtgcactaagttataataccctgtaccacagtagtggtgaagggtataaaaagtaacagaAAGTTATCTAACTGTAATTATACGGCTCGTTTCAGAATTACTTCCAGTTTTGATTTAGTCTCAAcctaattttactgaaatagATTCGACAGAGTTCATTTTCAAAATgatttacaaataaaatttacacATATAGATTATCTTCCATAcctctttgtttgttttctttacaGGTTCCATTTACCAAAAGCCTCCTCAATGCGTCTACTATGAATGCTCACTGTTGTATGCAAAATCATGCTATGAACACTCGTTAATTAAAAATTGCTGCTGTAATAATCCTTATTGAGGGAACACTTGTAATTATACATATTTCCACTTTCGATAATACGCTTAGGTTAAGattaatttatacaaaatgcCCTTAATGAATAAAGTCATTGAAATGATATGCGCAGAAGGTTGATGAGTGCGTTCATAAGCCTTATACTCAAGAAACGTGTGAAAACTTAAGTGATGTTGTTGGAATATTGATTTGATTTTAGAATAGTTAAATATAAGGTATAAGGTTAATCATTCGAAAGGGAAAGCGCTACATGTACATTGAGATAGGTGGTAATTTTGAAAGGAAATGTTGGCTCCGTTTTCACCGGTATCTCAAAAATGATTACATGGCAAAATAAATCCTTCCTTAAAAACATGTTTCGTACATATTTCACCAAAGGAATGAAGATTTTCTTACCCATTACCAACGAATggttagaaaattttataaaaattcaactcttttttaaaaattttacatgacagtTGTGAAATAATGCCAGTACTTATAATCCATAAATGGGCATAGTTtactaaactaaatttcccatgaactttccattaaggaacaggagatacttctctcatatcaatgagtgcagtccgattaaagttttaagctcttGGATACGGGACCtccttttatgccgagtccgaatggcgtgccgcatagcgacatcacttggtagaaaagtcttaacatggcaggataccttattAATATAGCCAGAATtattaaggggataaccactgctgaaaattttattgctgttcacgccgagatttgaacccagacgttcggcctcgtaggcgaacatgctacCCTCAGAGCCACAGTGGCCTCCATAGTTTATTAAGATCATATTTAggggaaaacaaataaaagcgtgctaagttcggccgtgccgaatcttatataccctccaccatggatcgcatttgtcgagttcttttcccgtcatctcttcttaggcaaaacaggatataagaaaatatttgctcttctattagagcgatatcaagatatggtccggttttgaccacaattaaagtatatgttggagacctgggtaaaatgtcagccaattcgattaagaattgcgctctttgggggctcaagaagtaaaatagagagatcgatttatatgggagctgtatcgggctatagaccgatttagaccataataaacacgtatgttgatggtcatgagggaatctgtcgtgcaaaattcattcaaatcggataagaattgcgcactctagagactcaagaagtcaagacccaagatcggtttatatgacagctatatcaggttatggaccgatttgaaccatacttggtacagttgttggatatcataacaaaacacgtcgttccaaaattctttcaaattggataagaattgcgccctctagaggctcaagaagtcaagacccaagatcggtttatatggcagctatatcaggttatggaccgatttgaaccatacttggcacagttgttggatatcataacaaaacacgtcgtgcaaaatttaattccaatcggataagaattgagcgctctagaggctcaagaattcaagacccaaaatcggtttatatatcagctatatcaaaacaaggaccgatatggcccatttacaataccaaccaacctacactaataagaagaatttgtgcaaaatttcaagcggctagcttcacaccttcggaagttagcgtgctttcgacagacagacggacggacatggctagatcgacataaaatttcacgacgatcaagaatatatatactttatggggtctcagatgaatatttcgattatctacaaacaaaatgacgaaattattatacccccatcctatggtggagggtataaaaattagcaaAACTAATTGTtctgaacatttttatttctttgtgatttctggaaatcgatttatgtacgtaataaaatacttcgaTTCCTCGAAAGGGGTTGAGGTTTCGAAAGCACGAAGTAAAGCATTCAAGGCATTAGAGCTACccgttcgaaattttgcaaaagtgagtCTAATTGATTCAAACCCGTTGGGATTGTACATGGACCAAACTTGTTCAGCTCTTTGACAGCGATAGTTTGATAATGTTGTattgttctgtaatgactttcaacatccatttcTAGAATGGTCATATGATAAAAGGTAACCATGCACTAACGTATGAATGCACATTATTGAATGCTTCCTCAATGTCCAGAAAAACCACCAACGCAAATTCCCTCAACTGCAGAGACCTCTGCAGGCAATGCACGACACTATGAAGTTCAATAGTGAATGAACTCCCTTGGTATATGTGTTTTGGAACTTTAACCCGGATCGCCCTGGTGTTATGATATGGCAAGACAAAAATTTGGATGAGTTTTTCCGGTCTTTTAACCATAAAATTGTAACGGCTTGACATTTAGAAGTCAATCCGCATgttttgatttgtgagaagtcattctttcaaacaaatcgtaATATGTCATCAAtcctttgcaaatgcaaattttgcccatgaacattccactaaggaacatgggcaaacttctcacatatcaatgagtgcagtccgattcatgttgaaggtcattgatAAGGATCTTCCAATCGTTTATGTCCGAAAAATAAATTATGGAAATCGTTTAAATAGAAATTTACCAAACAGTCGCTGGGTGATTCAGGTTTAAAAGTAAAATTCCCGCTTACCTCCTTCATGAAAATTCAGAATACTCTTCAAAGTCTTTACGAAGAAAAATGCCGAAAACTGTActcctccttcttacttccttgttcgcaatcgacgtcctcgcattaacaccacaccactccacgcattccgtgatcgaccgTATCTACGCCTGCAGAACCCTCTTATGgtcgggcagtctaaaacagattttagTCCCTGGTTTCCCAATGTAGAtcccaggcccactccgtcttctagatttgatccatccgtgtaacattatcttccagatggcaatattagggttccgtcaatccaagactgtgccgctgacagctGTACCTCTCACTCGACCTCCAGTGTCGTCtcaagtttccgatcggaaacctcttccattccttacaggtttcctatcgttgcctcgattgtaccgtgatggtatgagctactcctatcctcaatccattctcccatcgccttaagtctcatagctgaaATAGCTGCCTACCactagtttcctgtccaagatcggacctaagtatttgaccatgtcagataacaaaatcgattttcttttttatgcaaaaaCTTGGGCAggccagtctccaccgaccttcgcttcacataggcatgctgtttgtattgggttgcccaaaaagtaattgcggattttttaaaagaaagtaaatgcatttttaataaaacttagaataaactttaatcaaatatacttttttacactttttttctaaagtgagctaaaa includes:
- the LOC106090689 gene encoding uncharacterized protein LOC106090689; this encodes MLNNVVLSMTRSRRQQHHHPPHHVAEEREEGGREGGTVSSSSSPFLMKPLRMLLLMLMVLSAAATYIQPSMAESETNDLNSLEPKEPVTMSLKPISAKLETRQHPNAAQYMPQSQLPATLPGCPLCDSSVYSYCSHKLIHDTCCCDYPGSIYQKPPQCVYYECSLLYAKSCYEHSLIKNCCCNNPY